CCGCGCGGCCCCGTACGAGATGGCCCGCTGGACCCAGGTCACCGACGGCCGGGCCGGCGTGCTGGTCGCCTCGCTGCCCGGCACCGGCTACCGCTACCTGCCGATCCACCGCGGCCTCGACGGGACCTGGGTGCTCGGCGCACCCTGCACCCCGCGCTGAGTTCAACCTTCCCCGGGGGTCGATGCGTCAGGAGGGCGAGACGGTCGACGGTAGGAGGGCGCGGGTGCGGCGGGACGAGGAGTTCACCGCGTACGTGGCGGCGCGGGCGCGCTTGCTGCGACGGTCGGCGTACCTGCTCTGCGGGGACTGGCACCGAGCCGAGGACCTGACCCAGAGCGCCCTGACCAAGGTCTACCTGGCCTGGGCGAAGGTCAGCCGGGCCGACAACATCGACGGGTACGTCCGGACGATGCTCGTCCGCACGTTCCTGGACGAGGAACGCCGGCGCTGGCGCAAGGAGCAGCCGACCGGCGAGTCGATCGACGGCGTCCGGTCCGACCCGGCGCACGAGACGGACCAGCGGCTGGACCTGCTGGCCGCGCTGAACACCCTGCCGCCCCGGCAGCGCGCCGCCGTCGTGCTGCGCTGCTGGGAGGACCTGCCGATCACCGAGGTCGCCCGGGCGCTGGACTGCAGCGAGGGCACCGTGAAGAGCCAGACGTCCCGGGGGCTGGCCGCGCTGCGGGCGCTGCTCACCCCCGGCCTCCCGGAAGGAGTCCACCGGTGACACCGGACCCGTTCGTCACCGACTCGCTGCGCTCGCTGTTCGCGGCCGAGCCGCCGCTGGAGCTGACCCCGTACCAGGCGCTGGCGGTGGCGCGGAACGCCC
This genomic window from Mycobacteriales bacterium contains:
- a CDS encoding SigE family RNA polymerase sigma factor, coding for MRRDEEFTAYVAARARLLRRSAYLLCGDWHRAEDLTQSALTKVYLAWAKVSRADNIDGYVRTMLVRTFLDEERRRWRKEQPTGESIDGVRSDPAHETDQRLDLLAALNTLPPRQRAAVVLRCWEDLPITEVARALDCSEGTVKSQTSRGLAALRALLTPGLPEGVHR